One Argonema galeatum A003/A1 genomic region harbors:
- the recQ gene encoding DNA helicase RecQ: MSQFRSLEKALKHYFGYDSFRPGQRQIVEEALQNRDLLIVMPTGGGKSLCFQLPALLKSGLTVVVSPLISLMQDQVDALKNNGIGATFLNSSLNSHQVRSREEAIRNGHTKLLYVAPERLLSERFLPFIDLVKHQIGIAGFAIDEAHCVSEWGHDFRPEYRQLQLLRQRYPDVPIMALTATATDRVRQDIIQQLTLRQPSVHIASFNRQNLYYEVRPKQKSTYTELLSQIRKIKGAVIIYCLSRRSVDELAFKLQKDDIKALPYHAGLSDEERTSNQTRFIRDDVQVMVATVAFGMGINKPDVRLVVHYDLSRNLEGYYQEAGRAGRDGEPARCTIFFSYGDIKKIEWGIDQKTDEKEQKIARQQLRRMIDYAQGTDCRRTMQLSYFGEFFPGNCGNCDNCRQPQPLEDWTTEAMKFLSCVARSNERFGMIYIIDVLRGSRNQKILQNKHDELSTYGIGKDKTADEWKILARSLLHQSLLDQTTDGYAVLKLNPLSWEVMRRQRPVHIVVPVKNIPSQEEKNLKRAGMEMLFDSLRQLRKKIADEQSVPPYVVFQDSTLKVMAQVQPQTLIEFAQLSGVSDQKVDKYGSRFVAEIQAYRQEQGLSTNTGNSKKTIKNSDEIASPQYTQLMSLDLFEQGLNVEEIAQKRNLKTTTIMGHLAELMEMGKIVDLDRLVLPERQKIILQAIQEIGSADALKPIYEHLKEKFSYGEIRFVRAKWRLDNRS; the protein is encoded by the coding sequence ATGTCTCAGTTTCGCTCCCTGGAAAAAGCACTCAAACATTATTTTGGCTACGACAGTTTCCGCCCAGGACAGCGGCAGATAGTAGAAGAAGCCCTGCAAAACCGGGATTTGCTGATCGTCATGCCTACTGGCGGCGGTAAATCTTTGTGTTTTCAACTGCCAGCATTGCTAAAATCTGGTTTGACGGTGGTGGTTTCGCCGCTGATTTCCCTAATGCAAGACCAAGTGGACGCGCTAAAAAATAATGGTATTGGGGCCACGTTTCTCAATAGTAGCTTGAACAGTCACCAGGTGCGATCGCGCGAAGAAGCCATTCGCAACGGTCACACCAAACTCCTCTATGTTGCCCCAGAACGCTTGCTCAGCGAGAGATTTCTGCCATTTATAGACTTAGTAAAGCACCAAATCGGGATTGCTGGTTTTGCGATCGACGAAGCCCATTGCGTCTCTGAGTGGGGACACGACTTTCGTCCAGAATACCGCCAGTTGCAGCTATTGCGCCAACGCTATCCCGATGTTCCCATTATGGCGCTAACTGCCACCGCCACCGATCGCGTCCGTCAAGACATCATCCAACAGCTGACACTGCGACAACCCAGCGTCCACATTGCCAGTTTCAATCGCCAAAATCTTTATTACGAAGTTCGTCCCAAACAGAAAAGTACCTACACAGAATTATTATCGCAAATTCGCAAGATCAAAGGTGCAGTAATTATATATTGCCTCAGTCGTCGCTCAGTTGACGAACTCGCCTTTAAGCTACAAAAAGATGACATTAAAGCTTTACCTTACCACGCCGGATTGAGTGACGAAGAACGCACCAGCAATCAAACTCGTTTCATTCGCGATGACGTACAAGTTATGGTAGCGACAGTTGCTTTTGGTATGGGTATCAATAAACCAGATGTGCGGTTAGTAGTTCACTACGACTTATCCCGCAATTTAGAAGGTTATTACCAAGAAGCAGGACGCGCCGGACGAGATGGAGAACCAGCTCGTTGTACGATCTTCTTCAGTTATGGTGACATCAAGAAAATCGAGTGGGGGATTGACCAAAAAACAGACGAAAAAGAACAAAAGATTGCGCGTCAACAGTTGCGTCGCATGATTGACTATGCTCAAGGTACAGACTGTCGTCGCACAATGCAGTTAAGTTATTTCGGAGAGTTTTTTCCGGGTAATTGTGGTAATTGCGATAACTGTCGTCAACCCCAACCACTGGAAGACTGGACAACTGAGGCGATGAAGTTTCTTTCTTGCGTAGCTCGTAGTAATGAAAGATTTGGGATGATTTATATCATTGATGTGCTGCGCGGTTCTCGAAATCAGAAGATTTTGCAGAATAAACATGATGAGCTTTCTACTTATGGAATTGGCAAAGATAAAACTGCGGATGAATGGAAGATCTTGGCCCGATCGCTCTTACACCAAAGTTTATTAGATCAAACCACAGATGGATATGCTGTACTGAAACTCAATCCCCTCAGTTGGGAAGTAATGCGGCGTCAGCGTCCTGTTCATATTGTAGTTCCTGTTAAAAATATCCCCAGTCAGGAAGAGAAAAATCTCAAAAGAGCGGGGATGGAAATGCTGTTCGATAGCCTCCGCCAACTCCGCAAAAAAATCGCTGACGAACAATCTGTTCCTCCTTATGTTGTCTTTCAAGATTCCACGCTGAAAGTAATGGCTCAAGTGCAACCCCAAACCTTAATAGAATTTGCACAACTTTCCGGTGTTTCCGATCAAAAGGTAGATAAATACGGTTCTCGATTTGTTGCTGAAATCCAAGCTTACCGACAAGAACAAGGACTATCAACAAATACTGGTAATTCCAAAAAAACAATCAAAAATTCTGACGAAATAGCTTCGCCCCAGTACACTCAATTGATGAGCTTAGATCTATTTGAGCAAGGTCTGAATGTGGAAGAAATTGCCCAAAAACGCAATCTTAAAACCACCACTATCATGGGTCATCTGGCTGAACTAATGGAAATGGGGAAAATAGTAGATTTGGACAGGCTAGTTTTGCCAGAACGTCAAAAAATCATCTTGCAAGCTATACAAGAAATTGGTAGTGCTGATGCGCTAAAACCAATTTACGAACATCTAAAAGAAAAGTTCAGCTATGGGGAAATTCGCTTCGTT
- a CDS encoding DUF427 domain-containing protein has product MPKAVWNGATLAESDKCQVVEGNQYFPPDAINKEYFKESNTHSTCPWKGVASYYSIEVDGQLNKDAAWYYPQAKDAAKNIEGYVAFWKGVKVEV; this is encoded by the coding sequence ATGCCGAAAGCTGTTTGGAATGGTGCTACTTTAGCCGAAAGCGATAAGTGCCAAGTTGTGGAAGGGAACCAATACTTCCCGCCTGATGCAATTAATAAGGAGTATTTCAAGGAAAGCAATACTCACTCGACTTGCCCCTGGAAGGGCGTCGCCAGTTACTATAGTATCGAAGTTGATGGGCAACTGAACAAGGATGCTGCTTGGTACTATCCCCAGGCTAAGGACGCCGCTAAGAATATTGAGGGTTATGTGGCATTTTGGAAGGGTGTGAAGGTGGAGGTGTAG
- a CDS encoding DUF938 domain-containing protein, with protein MSESVDARQYAPATQRNRAPILEVLLEVLPPTGTVLEVSSGTGEHAVFFAPRLHPRKWIPSDPNPLALLSIAAWRSNFPADNLYPPIALDVCDRIWAIERDELPKPLSNLDFKRDEIVAIVNINMIHIAPWSACLGLMAGARRILPPGGILYLYGPFKQSGVHTAASNAAFDESLRSQNPEWGVRDLDEVVAVAQSQNLSLLKTYTMPANNLSIVFQMRSTI; from the coding sequence ATGAGTGAGTCCGTAGATGCCCGACAATATGCCCCAGCAACACAACGCAATCGAGCGCCTATTTTGGAGGTACTTTTAGAAGTACTTCCCCCAACAGGCACGGTGTTAGAAGTCTCCAGCGGCACAGGAGAACACGCGGTCTTTTTTGCTCCCCGACTCCATCCCCGCAAATGGATTCCCTCTGACCCCAATCCGCTGGCGCTCCTTAGCATAGCAGCATGGCGATCGAATTTTCCGGCAGATAACTTGTATCCTCCGATCGCACTTGATGTCTGCGATCGCATCTGGGCCATCGAACGGGATGAACTCCCAAAACCATTGTCAAATCTAGACTTCAAGCGTGACGAAATTGTAGCGATCGTCAACATTAATATGATTCACATTGCCCCTTGGTCAGCTTGTTTAGGATTGATGGCAGGCGCGAGGCGGATTCTTCCTCCAGGTGGCATTCTGTATCTCTACGGCCCTTTTAAACAGAGTGGCGTGCATACCGCAGCCAGCAATGCAGCTTTTGATGAGAGTCTGCGATCGCAAAATCCTGAGTGGGGAGTGCGGGATCTCGATGAGGTAGTAGCAGTTGCCCAATCTCAAAATCTTTCCCTACTCAAAACCTATACCATGCCAGCGAATAATCTTTCGATCGTTTTTCAAATGCGATCGACAATTTGA
- a CDS encoding Uma2 family endonuclease, whose translation MVQALPKSKLVTFEEFAQWKPEEGRYELHDGVIIEMSQPLGGHEEVKGFLTTELAFEYRRLNLPYFIPNQALVKPPDSESGYLPDVLLLNRPNLVNEPLWKKESTVTQGASVPLVIEVVSTNWRVDYLTKVKDYEEIGIPEYWIVDYLALGGRRFIGSPKQPTIFIHELIDGEYQVSQFRGDDQIVSPTFPELTLTANLIFQAGV comes from the coding sequence ATGGTTCAAGCCTTACCTAAAAGCAAGCTAGTAACCTTTGAGGAGTTTGCCCAATGGAAACCAGAAGAGGGACGGTATGAACTGCATGATGGGGTAATTATTGAGATGTCACAGCCACTGGGAGGACATGAAGAAGTTAAAGGTTTTTTAACTACGGAGTTAGCCTTTGAATATAGAAGATTAAATCTGCCTTACTTTATACCTAATCAAGCATTGGTCAAACCACCTGATAGCGAATCAGGTTATTTACCAGACGTTCTATTACTGAACCGTCCCAATTTGGTCAACGAACCTTTGTGGAAGAAAGAATCTACAGTTACTCAGGGTGCATCAGTCCCCTTGGTGATTGAAGTTGTCAGCACCAATTGGCGTGTTGATTATTTGACTAAGGTTAAAGACTATGAGGAAATCGGTATTCCTGAATATTGGATTGTTGATTACTTGGCTTTGGGCGGTAGACGATTTATCGGTAGTCCCAAACAACCAACTATTTTTATTCACGAACTGATAGATGGAGAATACCAAGTTAGTCAGTTCAGAGGTGACGACCAGATAGTATCGCCAACTTTCCCAGAGTTAACCCTAACTGCTAACCTGATTTTTCAAGCGGGTGTCTAG
- a CDS encoding Uma2 family endonuclease has protein sequence MIQAISKLITFDEFLEWKTEKGRYELHDGIIVEMQTTGKHEEVVEFLQTELTLETRRLQLPYRFPRNALVKSLSQETGYLPDILVVKRDALVLEPLWEKSSTITQGSFIPLIIEVVSTNWRDDYGHKMIDYEALGIPEYWIVDYLGLGGNRYIGSPKQPTLSVYHLVDGEYQIKLFRGDEKVESLVFPELNLTAKQIFNGG, from the coding sequence ATGATTCAAGCTATATCCAAGTTAATTACTTTTGATGAGTTTCTGGAATGGAAAACAGAAAAGGGACGCTACGAACTACATGACGGAATTATTGTTGAAATGCAGACCACAGGAAAACATGAAGAGGTTGTTGAATTTTTGCAGACAGAGCTAACCTTAGAAACTCGCAGGCTGCAACTTCCTTATCGATTTCCTAGAAATGCCCTGGTTAAATCTCTGAGTCAAGAAACGGGTTATTTGCCTGATATTTTGGTAGTTAAACGTGATGCTTTAGTCTTAGAACCTTTGTGGGAAAAATCCTCAACAATTACTCAAGGCTCGTTCATTCCTCTAATCATTGAAGTTGTCAGCACAAATTGGCGCGATGATTACGGACACAAAATGATCGATTATGAAGCATTAGGCATTCCTGAATATTGGATTGTAGATTATTTAGGTTTGGGTGGTAATCGTTATATTGGTTCTCCGAAACAGCCGACTTTATCAGTTTATCATTTAGTAGATGGTGAGTATCAAATTAAGCTGTTTCGGGGAGATGAAAAGGTTGAGTCGTTGGTGTTTCCAGAATTGAATTTGACGGCAAAGCAAATTTTTAATGGTGGATAA